In Acidovorax sp. GBBC 1281, a single window of DNA contains:
- the mreD gene encoding rod shape-determining protein MreD, with the protein MIMPRGQQLLLPVRPLFIVGSLLVALAFNMLPLGRVVWTPDLVMVLLVFWGVHQPQRVGMGVAFAMGLCMDVYQTALLGQHALAYCALMYGALYMHRRLLWFSVPSQALQVFPLFIAAHAIELLIRIVSGGILPGFEGLVAPCLEALLWPLASWILLAPQRRPPDRDENRPL; encoded by the coding sequence ATGATCATGCCCCGCGGGCAGCAACTGCTGCTGCCGGTCCGCCCCCTGTTCATCGTCGGCAGCCTGCTGGTGGCGCTGGCGTTCAACATGCTGCCGCTCGGGCGCGTGGTGTGGACGCCCGACCTCGTGATGGTGCTGCTCGTGTTCTGGGGCGTGCACCAGCCCCAGCGCGTGGGCATGGGCGTGGCCTTTGCCATGGGGCTGTGCATGGACGTGTACCAGACCGCGCTGCTCGGCCAGCATGCCCTGGCCTATTGCGCCCTGATGTACGGCGCCCTGTACATGCACCGCCGCCTGCTGTGGTTCAGCGTGCCGTCGCAGGCGCTGCAGGTGTTTCCGCTGTTCATCGCGGCCCATGCGATCGAGCTGCTGATCCGCATCGTGTCGGGCGGCATCCTGCCCGGCTTCGAAGGCCTGGTGGCGCCGTGCCTGGAGGCCTTGCTGTGGCCGCTCGCCAGCTGGATACTGCTGGCGCCGCAGCGCCGTCCGCCCGACCGCGACGAGAACCGCCCGCTGTGA
- the gatB gene encoding Asp-tRNA(Asn)/Glu-tRNA(Gln) amidotransferase subunit GatB codes for MTAPLIHGYEVVIGFETHTQLATKSKIFSRAPTAFGAAPNTQACAVDLALPGTLPVMNREAVACAIKLGLALGSTIAPESVFARKNYFYPDLPKGYQISQFEIPVVQGGEVSFFLGDEKKTVKLVRAHLEEDAGKSLHEDFIGQSGIDLNRAGTPLLEIVTEPDMRSSEEAVAYAKELHKIVTWIGICDGNMQEGSFRCDANVSVRKPGAPLGTRREIKNLNSFKFMQQAIDFEIRWQIEQIEDGHAIQQATVLFDPGTGETRAMRTKEDAADYRYFPDPDLPPLQISQQWVDEQRALMPELPRSMAARFVADYGLPEYDATTLTQSKAMAAYFEETASTSGQSKLASNWIMGEVSKRVNESALTFEAIKVPAAALGEIISRVKSGKLNAKGGKTIFDGLWDGSLVFENGKFYADADFKVDLTIDTLIDTLGLTPMNDSGALEKIIDDVIAANPDNVAQFRAGKDKAFNALVGQAMKASKGKANPQQVNDLLRARLAAASS; via the coding sequence ATGACCGCCCCATTGATCCACGGCTACGAAGTCGTCATCGGCTTCGAAACCCACACCCAGCTTGCGACGAAATCCAAGATCTTCAGCCGCGCGCCCACCGCCTTCGGCGCCGCGCCCAACACGCAGGCCTGCGCGGTGGACCTGGCCCTGCCGGGCACCCTGCCCGTGATGAACCGCGAGGCCGTGGCCTGCGCCATCAAATTAGGACTGGCCCTGGGCTCCACCATTGCGCCGGAGAGCGTTTTCGCCCGCAAGAACTACTTTTATCCGGATTTGCCCAAGGGCTACCAGATCAGCCAATTCGAGATCCCGGTGGTGCAGGGCGGCGAGGTGTCTTTCTTCCTGGGTGACGAGAAGAAGACGGTGAAGCTCGTGCGCGCCCACCTGGAAGAAGACGCGGGCAAGTCGCTGCACGAAGACTTCATCGGCCAGAGCGGCATCGACCTGAACCGCGCCGGCACGCCGCTGCTGGAGATCGTGACCGAGCCCGACATGCGCTCGTCCGAAGAGGCCGTGGCATACGCCAAGGAGTTGCACAAGATCGTGACATGGATCGGCATCTGCGACGGCAACATGCAGGAGGGCTCGTTCCGCTGCGACGCCAACGTCTCGGTGCGCAAGCCCGGAGCCCCGCTGGGCACGCGCCGCGAGATCAAAAACCTGAACAGCTTCAAGTTCATGCAGCAGGCGATCGACTTCGAGATCCGCTGGCAGATCGAGCAGATCGAGGACGGCCACGCGATCCAGCAGGCCACGGTGCTGTTCGACCCCGGCACGGGCGAGACGCGCGCCATGCGCACCAAGGAAGACGCGGCCGACTACCGCTACTTCCCCGATCCGGACCTGCCGCCGCTGCAGATTTCGCAGCAATGGGTGGACGAGCAGCGCGCGCTGATGCCTGAGCTGCCCCGCAGCATGGCCGCGCGCTTCGTGGCCGACTACGGCCTGCCCGAGTACGACGCGACCACGCTGACCCAGTCGAAGGCGATGGCGGCGTATTTTGAAGAAACGGCAAGCACCAGCGGCCAATCAAAGTTGGCGAGTAACTGGATCATGGGCGAGGTATCGAAGCGTGTTAACGAAAGCGCTCTAACCTTTGAAGCGATCAAAGTTCCAGCCGCAGCTTTAGGTGAAATTATTAGCAGAGTTAAAAGCGGCAAGCTGAACGCAAAAGGTGGCAAAACAATCTTTGACGGGCTATGGGACGGCAGCTTGGTTTTTGAGAACGGCAAGTTCTATGCAGATGCGGATTTCAAGGTTGATCTCACCATCGACACCTTGATAGACACACTAGGACTGACACCGATGAACGACTCCGGCGCGCTGGAAAAGATCATCGACGACGTGATCGCCGCCAACCCCGACAACGTGGCCCAGTTCCGCGCGGGCAAGGACAAGGCCTTCAACGCGCTCGTGGGCCAGGCCATGAAGGCCAGCAAGGGCAAGGCCAATCCGCAGCAGGTGAACGATCTGCTGCGCGCCCGGCTCGCAGCGGCGTCTTCCTGA
- the gatC gene encoding Asp-tRNA(Asn)/Glu-tRNA(Gln) amidotransferase subunit GatC has translation MALTPQDIGRIANLARLELSSDDSERMLTQINGFFGIVEKMRAVDTTGIAPLAHPVAAVQVVALRLREDVASEPDQREANQRSAPAVENGLFLVPKVIE, from the coding sequence ATGGCACTGACACCCCAGGACATCGGCCGCATCGCCAATCTGGCGCGGCTCGAATTGAGTTCGGACGACAGTGAGCGCATGCTCACGCAGATCAACGGTTTCTTCGGCATCGTCGAGAAGATGCGGGCTGTGGATACTACCGGCATCGCCCCCCTCGCGCACCCGGTCGCCGCCGTCCAGGTCGTGGCCCTGCGCCTGCGCGAGGACGTCGCCAGCGAACCCGATCAGCGCGAAGCCAACCAGCGCAGCGCGCCGGCCGTGGAAAACGGCCTGTTCCTCGTGCCCAAGGTGATCGAATGA
- a CDS encoding exodeoxyribonuclease III, translating to MDSPLFKLTSLNLNGIRSAASKGVEAWIAATRPDCICVQEIKAQSADMLGRFEHLAGLKGHFHFAAKKGYSGVGIYSRHEPSDVRIGYGSQEFDAEGRYVEARFDTPARKLSIISAYFPSGSSGEERQLAKFRFLDEFHPHLMRTKGEREFILCGDINIAHQAIDLKNWRSNQKNSGFLPQEREWMTKLLHITDEGGGLIDVYRQLQPDATDTAYTWWSNRGQAYANNVGWRLDYHLATPAIAALARTEHIYKTEKFSDHAPITIGYDMVL from the coding sequence ATGGATTCACCCCTTTTCAAATTAACGAGCCTCAACCTCAACGGCATCCGCTCCGCCGCATCCAAGGGGGTGGAGGCATGGATCGCCGCAACGCGGCCGGATTGTATTTGCGTGCAGGAGATCAAGGCGCAGTCGGCCGACATGCTGGGCCGCTTCGAACACTTGGCGGGCCTGAAAGGGCACTTTCACTTCGCGGCCAAGAAGGGCTATTCGGGCGTGGGCATCTACTCGCGCCACGAGCCGAGCGACGTGCGCATCGGCTACGGCTCGCAGGAGTTCGATGCCGAGGGCCGCTACGTGGAAGCCCGCTTCGACACGCCCGCGCGCAAGCTGTCGATCATCAGCGCGTACTTTCCGAGCGGCTCCTCGGGCGAAGAGCGCCAGCTGGCCAAGTTCCGCTTCCTGGACGAGTTCCATCCCCACCTCATGCGCACCAAGGGCGAGCGCGAGTTCATCCTCTGCGGCGACATCAACATCGCCCATCAGGCCATCGATCTCAAGAACTGGCGCAGCAACCAGAAGAACAGCGGCTTCCTTCCGCAGGAGCGCGAGTGGATGACAAAGTTGTTGCACATAACTGATGAAGGCGGCGGGCTGATAGACGTTTACCGTCAGTTACAACCAGACGCCACGGACACGGCCTACACGTGGTGGAGCAACCGAGGGCAGGCCTACGCAAACAACGTCGGATGGCGGCTGGACTACCACCTGGCCACGCCGGCCATCGCAGCCCTGGCCCGCACCGAGCACATC
- the mreC gene encoding rod shape-determining protein MreC, which yields MPLGTLERSAPPFFKQGPSPRSRLALYSALALFLMVADARFQVTDPLRKAVAVALYPLQWTMLQPVEFAAKGAGYFQSLQVAQADADTARRNMAQMSERANQAEQLLQENARLRKLLELRERLTTPSQAAQVIYDAADPYTRRVMIDQGQVAGVELGSPVMDESGMLGQVTRVHPFLSEVTLLIDRDQAIPVMNLRTGARSVAYGDPVIAHGGGMELRFMPGNADVQENDLLTTSGVDGLYPPGLPVARVVRVERRADSAFARIYCAPLAQVNGARHVLVLKPLTADLPQRPAPAPAAPVRKGRR from the coding sequence ATGCCCCTCGGTACGCTCGAACGGTCTGCGCCGCCCTTCTTCAAGCAAGGGCCCTCGCCGCGCTCCCGACTTGCCCTCTACAGCGCCCTGGCGCTGTTTTTGATGGTGGCGGATGCCCGGTTCCAGGTGACCGATCCGCTGCGCAAGGCCGTGGCCGTGGCGCTCTACCCGCTGCAGTGGACCATGCTGCAGCCGGTGGAGTTCGCCGCCAAGGGGGCGGGCTACTTCCAGTCGCTGCAGGTGGCCCAGGCCGATGCCGACACGGCCCGCCGCAACATGGCGCAGATGTCCGAGCGCGCCAACCAGGCCGAGCAGCTCTTGCAGGAGAACGCACGGCTGCGCAAGCTGCTGGAGTTGCGCGAGCGCCTGACGACGCCGTCGCAGGCCGCGCAGGTGATCTACGACGCCGCCGATCCCTACACCCGCCGCGTGATGATCGACCAGGGCCAGGTGGCCGGCGTCGAACTCGGCTCGCCGGTGATGGACGAGTCCGGCATGCTGGGCCAGGTCACCCGCGTGCACCCGTTCCTGAGCGAGGTGACCCTGCTCATCGACCGCGACCAGGCCATTCCCGTGATGAACCTGCGCACCGGCGCGCGCAGCGTGGCCTATGGCGATCCGGTCATCGCCCACGGCGGCGGGATGGAGCTGCGCTTCATGCCCGGCAATGCCGACGTGCAGGAAAACGACCTGCTGACCACCAGCGGCGTGGACGGCCTGTACCCGCCGGGGCTGCCCGTGGCGCGCGTGGTGCGCGTGGAGCGGCGCGCCGACTCGGCCTTCGCCCGCATCTACTGCGCGCCGCTGGCGCAGGTGAACGGCGCGCGCCACGTGCTGGTGCTCAAGCCGCTGACGGCCGACCTGCCGCAGCGCCCCGCGCCTGCGCCCGCCGCGCCGGTGCGCAAGGGGCGCCGATGA
- the gatA gene encoding Asp-tRNA(Asn)/Glu-tRNA(Gln) amidotransferase subunit GatA, whose amino-acid sequence MTTHSTTALHDLGVAALATELRERRVSAVEAAQHFLARAAAHQNLGAYVAVNEEATLAQARAQDAAIAAGTAGPLAGVPIAHKDIFVTRDFPSTAGSKMLAGYQSPFDATVVGQLANAGAVTLGKLNCDEFAMGSANENSAVAPVGFDAPAPVRNPWDASRVPGGSSGGSAVAVAARLAPAATGTDTGGSIRQPASFCGITGIKPTYGRASRYGMIAFASSLDQAGPMARSAEDCALLLSAICGPDLDRDSTSLDLPAQDFTRQLNDGIDGLRIGIPAEFFGEGLAPGVRAAVDAALQEYEKLGAKLVPISLPRTELSIPVYYVIAPAEASSNLSRFDGVKFGHRASDYTDLVDMYKKTRAEGFGDEVKRRIMIGTYVLSHGYYDAYYLQAQKIRRMIADDFQNAFQSCDLIAGPVAPTVAWKLGEHGNDPLADYLADIFTLPASLAGLPGMSVPAGFGEDGMPVGLQLIGNYFQEARLLNAAHRLQQATDFHLRTPGGL is encoded by the coding sequence ATGACCACCCACTCCACCACCGCATTGCACGACCTGGGCGTGGCCGCCCTGGCCACCGAACTGCGCGAGCGCCGCGTCTCCGCCGTCGAAGCCGCCCAGCACTTCCTGGCGCGGGCCGCCGCCCACCAGAACCTGGGCGCCTACGTCGCCGTGAACGAAGAAGCCACCCTGGCGCAGGCCCGCGCGCAGGACGCGGCCATCGCGGCCGGCACGGCGGGCCCGCTGGCCGGCGTGCCCATCGCCCACAAGGACATCTTCGTCACGCGCGACTTCCCCAGCACGGCCGGCTCGAAGATGCTGGCCGGCTACCAGTCGCCCTTCGACGCCACCGTGGTCGGCCAACTGGCCAATGCCGGTGCCGTCACGCTGGGCAAGCTCAACTGCGACGAGTTCGCCATGGGCTCGGCCAACGAGAACTCCGCCGTGGCCCCGGTGGGCTTCGATGCGCCCGCACCGGTGCGCAACCCCTGGGACGCCAGCCGCGTGCCGGGCGGCTCGTCGGGCGGCAGCGCCGTGGCGGTCGCCGCGCGCCTGGCGCCTGCCGCCACGGGCACCGACACGGGCGGCTCGATCCGCCAGCCCGCCTCGTTCTGCGGCATCACGGGCATCAAGCCGACCTATGGCCGCGCCTCGCGCTACGGGATGATCGCCTTCGCCTCCAGCCTGGACCAGGCCGGCCCCATGGCCCGCTCGGCCGAGGACTGCGCCCTGCTGCTGTCGGCCATCTGCGGCCCGGACCTGGACCGCGACTCCACCTCGCTCGACCTGCCGGCGCAGGACTTCACCCGCCAGCTGAACGACGGCATCGACGGGCTGCGCATCGGCATCCCGGCCGAGTTCTTCGGCGAGGGCCTGGCGCCCGGCGTGCGCGCCGCGGTGGATGCCGCGCTCCAGGAATACGAGAAGCTCGGCGCGAAACTGGTGCCCATCAGCCTGCCGCGCACCGAGCTGTCCATTCCCGTGTACTACGTGATCGCGCCGGCCGAGGCCTCGTCCAACCTCTCGCGATTCGACGGCGTGAAGTTCGGCCACCGCGCCAGCGACTACACCGATCTGGTGGACATGTACAAGAAGACGCGCGCCGAGGGCTTCGGCGACGAGGTCAAGCGCCGCATCATGATCGGCACCTACGTGCTGTCGCACGGCTACTACGACGCCTACTACCTGCAGGCGCAGAAGATCCGCCGCATGATCGCCGACGACTTCCAGAATGCCTTCCAGTCGTGCGACCTCATCGCCGGCCCGGTGGCACCCACGGTGGCGTGGAAGCTCGGCGAGCACGGCAACGACCCGCTGGCCGACTACCTGGCCGACATCTTCACGCTGCCCGCCTCGCTCGCCGGTCTGCCTGGCATGAGCGTGCCCGCCGGCTTCGGCGAGGACGGCATGCCCGTGGGCCTGCAGCTGATCGGCAACTACTTCCAGGAAGCCCGGCTGCTCAACGCCGCCCACCGCCTGCAGCAAGCCACCGATTTCCACCTCCGCACGCCGGGAGGCCTCTGA
- the pyrE gene encoding orotate phosphoribosyltransferase: MVTDKAQSVEQDRLAQDFVQFAVEAGVLRFGEFKTKAGRLSPYFFNAGLFDDGAKMGRLAEFYAKALLASGIEFDMVFGPAYKGIPLAATVAVELARHGRNVPFAYNRKEAKDHGEGGTLVGAPLRGRVLIVDDVMSAGTAARESIALIRAAGAQPHAMAIALDRQEKATENGQDVEHSAVQYVRDHLGMQVCTIAKLADLLQYLAQSGEPGVHTHHDHVLAYRQRYGVQGG, translated from the coding sequence ATGGTGACAGACAAGGCGCAATCGGTGGAACAGGACCGCCTGGCGCAGGACTTCGTGCAATTCGCCGTGGAAGCGGGGGTGCTGCGCTTCGGCGAATTCAAGACCAAGGCAGGCCGCTTGAGCCCGTATTTCTTCAACGCCGGGCTGTTCGACGACGGCGCCAAGATGGGCAGGCTGGCCGAATTCTATGCAAAAGCCCTGCTGGCGAGCGGCATCGAATTCGACATGGTGTTCGGTCCCGCGTACAAAGGCATTCCGCTGGCGGCCACGGTGGCCGTCGAACTGGCGCGGCACGGGCGCAACGTGCCCTTTGCCTACAACCGCAAGGAAGCCAAGGACCACGGCGAAGGCGGCACGCTGGTGGGTGCCCCGCTGCGTGGCCGCGTGCTGATCGTGGACGACGTGATGTCCGCCGGCACCGCGGCGCGGGAGTCGATCGCGCTGATCCGCGCCGCGGGCGCACAGCCCCATGCCATGGCCATCGCCCTCGACCGCCAGGAGAAAGCGACCGAGAACGGCCAGGACGTGGAGCACAGCGCCGTGCAGTACGTGCGCGACCACCTGGGCATGCAGGTATGCACCATCGCCAAGCTGGCAGATTTATTGCAGTATTTGGCCCAGAGTGGGGAGCCGGGCGTGCACACCCACCATGATCACGTGCTGGCGTACCGCCAGCGCTACGGCGTGCAAGGGGGGTAG
- a CDS encoding DUF4124 domain-containing protein, which produces MSKTAWRFGWWLIALSGLAGTPAGAQPSGSSTAGIYTCVNAQGRRLTADRPIAECVDREQRVLGPSGTERQRLGPSLTDQERAVLEAQRRKEAEERARIADERRRERVLVARYPDQASHDAERAAAIQQVNEVTAVAEKRVADLQRQRKALDTEMEFYRRDPSKAPMLLRRQIAEQEDALAEQQRFIAGQEQEKRRVHQRFDAELVQLKSLWAGQRPAAMPSQ; this is translated from the coding sequence TTGAGCAAGACGGCCTGGAGATTCGGCTGGTGGTTGATCGCCCTGTCGGGCCTGGCGGGCACGCCGGCCGGGGCGCAGCCGAGCGGCTCTTCGACCGCCGGCATCTACACCTGTGTGAATGCCCAGGGCCGTCGCCTCACGGCGGACCGGCCCATCGCCGAGTGCGTGGACCGCGAGCAGCGGGTACTGGGCCCATCGGGCACTGAGCGCCAGCGCCTGGGCCCCAGCCTCACCGACCAGGAGCGCGCCGTCCTGGAGGCCCAGCGCCGCAAGGAGGCCGAGGAGCGCGCCCGCATCGCCGATGAGCGCCGCCGCGAGCGCGTGCTGGTGGCCCGCTACCCCGACCAGGCCTCGCACGATGCCGAGCGCGCCGCGGCCATCCAGCAGGTCAACGAGGTCACGGCCGTTGCCGAAAAGCGCGTGGCCGACCTGCAGCGCCAGCGCAAGGCGCTCGACACCGAAATGGAGTTCTACCGCCGCGATCCCAGCAAGGCGCCCATGCTCCTGCGCCGCCAGATCGCAGAGCAGGAAGACGCCCTGGCTGAGCAGCAGCGGTTCATCGCCGGGCAGGAGCAGGAAAAGCGCCGCGTGCACCAGCGGTTCGACGCCGAACTGGTGCAGCTCAAGAGCCTCTGGGCGGGGCAGCGCCCCGCCGCCATGCCTTCGCAGTGA
- a CDS encoding rod shape-determining protein: MFGAFRRYFSTDLAIDLGTANTLIFARDKGIVLDEPSVVAIRHEGGPHGKKVIQAVGREAKAMLGKVPGNIEAIRPMKDGVIADFVITEQMIKQFIKMVHPRTLLTPSPRIIICVPCGSTQVERRAIKDAAEAAGATAVYLIEEPMAAGIGAGLPVSEASGSMVVDIGGGTTEVGVISLGGMVYKGSVRVGGDKFDEAIISYIRRNYGMLIGEPTAEAIKKNIGSAFPGSEVREMEVKGRNLSEGVPRSFTISSNEVLEALTDPLNQIVSAVKNALEQTPPELGADIAERGMMLTGGGALLRDLDRLLAEETGLPVLVAEDPLTCVVRGCGIALERMDRQGSIFTSE; this comes from the coding sequence ATGTTCGGAGCTTTCCGTCGGTACTTCTCCACCGACCTTGCGATTGACCTTGGCACCGCCAACACCCTGATTTTTGCCCGCGACAAGGGCATCGTGCTCGATGAACCCTCGGTCGTCGCCATCCGCCACGAAGGCGGCCCCCACGGAAAGAAAGTCATCCAGGCCGTCGGCCGCGAAGCCAAGGCCATGCTGGGCAAGGTGCCCGGCAACATCGAAGCCATCCGTCCGATGAAGGACGGGGTGATCGCGGATTTCGTGATCACCGAGCAGATGATCAAGCAGTTCATCAAGATGGTGCATCCCCGCACCCTGCTCACCCCCAGCCCCCGCATCATCATCTGCGTGCCCTGCGGCTCCACCCAGGTGGAGCGCCGCGCCATCAAGGACGCGGCCGAGGCCGCCGGTGCCACCGCGGTGTACCTGATCGAAGAGCCCATGGCCGCCGGCATCGGCGCCGGCCTGCCGGTCTCCGAAGCCTCCGGCTCCATGGTGGTCGACATCGGCGGCGGCACCACCGAGGTGGGCGTGATCTCGCTGGGCGGCATGGTCTACAAGGGCAGCGTCCGCGTAGGCGGCGACAAGTTCGACGAGGCCATCATCAGCTACATCCGCCGCAACTACGGCATGCTGATCGGCGAGCCCACGGCGGAAGCCATCAAGAAGAACATCGGTTCGGCCTTTCCCGGCTCCGAAGTGCGCGAGATGGAAGTCAAGGGCCGTAACCTCAGCGAGGGCGTGCCGCGCAGCTTCACCATCTCCAGCAACGAGGTGCTGGAGGCGCTCACCGACCCCCTCAACCAGATCGTCTCCGCCGTCAAGAACGCGCTGGAGCAAACGCCCCCCGAACTGGGTGCCGACATCGCCGAGCGTGGCATGATGCTCACCGGCGGCGGCGCCCTGCTGCGCGATCTGGACCGCCTGCTGGCCGAGGAAACCGGCCTGCCGGTGCTGGTCGCCGAAGACCCCCTGACCTGCGTGGTGCGCGGGTGCGGCATTGCGCTGGAGCGCATGGACCGCCAGGGCAGCATCTTCACGAGCGAGTGA